The DNA sequence TCGATAATGCACCTTGTCACCCATACGACATGAAAGGCAAATATCCGAACATTAAATGTGTATTTTTTTCTCCGAATTGCACCTCGAGGCTCCAGCCTTTAGATTTGGGGATTATTCAGTCCTTCAAGCTAAAGTACGCAAAGCTGATGTTGACTCACGTGGTCAGCCTAATTGATGACTGTGAAACAGCTGGAGATGTGTGCAAGTCTGTGAACGTCCTACAGGCCATCAGATGGATAGGACATGCCTGGGAAGCCGTAGAGCCGTCCACCATAATCAAGTGTTTCGCTAATGCGGGAGTACTAGACAAAGAGAGAAATGTGGTTGAAGCTGTAGAACCCCCAAATGACGACGACCCATTTGCAGACCTGGAAGATGAGGTTTCTCAGGTTGAGATGTTACTGAACGAGTCATGTGGTGACACTGCTGTGTCTGCACACGAAGCTATTGCAAACGAAAGTCTTCTTCCAGTCTGTCAAGAGTTAGGTGAAAATTGGGAGGAAAGGTTCCTATCAAGTTTGTCATCAGACTCAAATGGTGACAGTGAAGGTG is a window from the Porites lutea chromosome 10, jaPorLute2.1, whole genome shotgun sequence genome containing:
- the LOC140949441 gene encoding uncharacterized protein, whose protein sequence is MDFDILDQVLTKLNRRCQRESRSVLLLLDNAPCHPYDMKGKYPNIKCVFFSPNCTSRLQPLDLGIIQSFKLKYAKLMLTHVVSLIDDCETAGDVCKSVNVLQAIRWIGHAWEAVEPSTIIKCFANAGVLDKERNVVEAVEPPNDDDPFADLEDEVSQVEMLLNESCGDTAVSAHEAIANESLLPVCQELGENWEERFLSSLSSDSNGDSEGADIDDEEISELDDLQAPKPLKVKSYSEACSELNHVSDFFTAQCESNLADELCKIISKAQSYVKKRLANAVQKNITDFFNAK